One region of Triticum aestivum cultivar Chinese Spring chromosome 6B, IWGSC CS RefSeq v2.1, whole genome shotgun sequence genomic DNA includes:
- the LOC123134344 gene encoding homeobox-leucine zipper protein HOX24, producing MESDCQFLLAPPPRMYAAPGDDGQFLQQQQQQLSGGGAGERKRRFTEEQVRSLESTFHTRRAKLDPREKAELARELGLQPRQVAIWFQNKRARWRSKQLEQDFAELRGHYDALRARVESLKQEKLTLAAQLEELKKKLDERQDQSASCGGSCAVADVDDKRDNVSSCVAAKDESAAPAADVSDGSTPGWYEYDDHLVYGVDLHEPFCATQELWETSWPLVEWNAVA from the exons ATGGAGAGCGACTGCCAGTTCCTgctggcgccgccgccgcgcatgtACGCCGCGCCGGGGGACGACGGCCAGTtccttcagcagcagcagcagcagctgagcggcggcggcgccggggagAGGAAGCGGCGGTTCACGGAGGAGCAGGTGCGGTCGCTGGAGAGCACGTTCCACACGCGGCGCGCCAAGCTGGACCCCCGGGAGAAGGCGGAGCTGGCGCGCGAGCTGGGGCTGCAGCCGCGCCAGGTGGCCATCTGGTTCCAGAACAAGCGCGCCCGGTGGCGCTCCAAGCAGCTGGAGCAGGACTTCGCGGAGCTGCGCGGCCATTACGACGCCCTCCGCGCCCGCGTCGAGTCGCTCAAGCAGGAAAAGCTCACTCTCGCCGCGCAG CTGGAAGAGCTGAAGAAGAAGCTGGACGAGCGGCAAGACCAGAGCGCTAGCTGCGGCGGCTCTTGCGCCGTCGCCGACGTAGACGACAAGAGGGATAACGTTAGCAGCTGCGTCGCGGCGAAGGATGAGAGCGCGGCGCCGGCGGCAGACGTGTCGGACGGCTCAACTCCGGGCTGGTACGAGTATGACGACCACCTGGTGTATGGGGTTGACCTGCACGAGCCGTTCTGCGCCACTCAGGAGCTGTGGGAGACGTCATGGCCGCTGGTGGAGTGGAACGCAGTGGCATGA